The following coding sequences are from one Prochlorococcus sp. MIT 1314 window:
- a CDS encoding pentapeptide repeat-containing protein — protein MRFIILPVIIIVLTLPVRSFAALDYGKQSLVGADFSGSDLKGATFYLTDLQDANLSGCELQNATLYGAKLKDTNLSNSNLREVTLDSAVLDGTDLSNTNLEDSFAYSTQFENVKIKGADFTNVFLPKDIVREFCESASGTNPITNRDTRETLDCDYI, from the coding sequence ATGAGATTTATAATTTTACCCGTAATAATAATTGTTTTAACCCTCCCTGTTAGAAGCTTCGCCGCGTTGGATTATGGTAAACAATCCTTGGTAGGAGCTGATTTTTCTGGGTCTGATTTAAAAGGAGCAACTTTCTATTTGACTGATTTACAAGACGCAAATTTATCAGGTTGTGAACTCCAAAATGCGACTCTTTATGGAGCAAAATTGAAAGATACTAATTTAAGTAACTCCAATTTAAGGGAAGTAACTTTAGATTCAGCTGTTTTAGATGGAACTGATTTATCAAATACTAACTTAGAGGATTCTTTTGCTTATAGTACACAGTTTGAAAATGTAAAAATCAAAGGTGCAGACTTCACAAATGTTTTTTTGCCAAAAGATATTGTTAGGGAATTTTGTGAAAGTGCCTCTGGCACTAATCCAATCACAAATAGAGATACCAGAGAAACTTTAGATTGCGATTATATTTAG
- a CDS encoding LEM domain-containing protein, which translates to MNNRKIIKGYKTLISSRFNVDTSKDQFKDGIIYTLYSDEFNLLKVGFAENDKVLEKKLSSQSLILLDMKKGNKKDLLLLLATLKELGIKYSDKLYFKYSGSLMRHLSTLGWPIGRSLYKQRKIKKELVCA; encoded by the coding sequence ATGAATAACAGAAAAATCATAAAAGGATACAAAACATTAATATCATCAAGGTTTAATGTAGATACTTCTAAAGATCAATTCAAAGATGGAATAATTTATACTCTTTATTCTGATGAATTTAATTTACTTAAAGTTGGTTTTGCTGAAAATGATAAGGTTCTAGAAAAAAAATTATCAAGTCAATCCCTAATATTATTGGATATGAAGAAAGGCAACAAGAAAGATCTACTTTTGTTATTAGCCACTCTAAAAGAACTTGGTATCAAATATTCAGACAAACTTTATTTCAAATACTCAGGTTCTTTAATGAGACATTTATCTACTTTAGGTTGGCCTATTGGAAGATCACTTTATAAACAAAGAAAAATTAAAAAAGAACTTGTATGTGCATAA
- a CDS encoding VHS domain-containing protein produces the protein MPSNWSKIRDEWLDRTAIAKDDAKWALEALINSEEELFKIEQKIKNKEDAISHVKILKKKVKETISSKEISLDDIALNTSNSNKVQISVPSNLTYLLKVWAAAEGRDLSSVAFQCLETGIREMKSKGSIPSVAVNRYDSACQKRIALAEVNNLLEKFEIAQNEIK, from the coding sequence ATGCCTAGTAATTGGTCAAAAATAAGAGATGAATGGCTTGATAGAACCGCCATTGCTAAAGATGATGCTAAATGGGCATTAGAAGCTTTAATTAATTCTGAAGAAGAGTTATTTAAAATAGAACAAAAAATCAAGAATAAAGAGGACGCTATAAGCCATGTAAAAATTTTAAAGAAAAAGGTTAAAGAAACTATTTCCTCTAAAGAAATTAGTCTCGATGATATTGCATTAAATACTTCAAATTCAAACAAAGTACAGATCTCAGTACCATCAAATCTTACTTATCTTTTGAAAGTGTGGGCTGCTGCAGAAGGTAGGGATCTTTCGAGTGTTGCTTTTCAGTGTTTAGAAACTGGTATAAGGGAAATGAAAAGCAAAGGTTCAATACCTTCAGTAGCAGTAAATAGATATGACTCGGCCTGTCAAAAGAGGATTGCACTTGCAGAAGTAAACAATCTATTGGAGAAATTCGAAATAGCTCAGAATGAAATCAAATAA
- the gloA gene encoding lactoylglutathione lyase, producing the protein MRILHTMLRVGDLNKSIDFYVNKLGMNLLRKKDYPHGKFTLAFVGYGSEKENTVIELTYNWGKKSEDYELGDKYGHIAIGVKDIHLICQGLENNGCKVTTKPKTMKNSATLLAFVEDPDGYKIELIERD; encoded by the coding sequence ATGCGTATCCTTCATACAATGTTGAGAGTTGGAGATTTAAATAAATCCATTGATTTCTATGTGAATAAATTAGGAATGAATTTATTAAGAAAAAAGGATTACCCTCATGGTAAATTTACTTTGGCATTTGTTGGGTATGGTTCAGAAAAAGAAAACACAGTAATTGAATTAACTTATAACTGGGGCAAAAAGTCAGAAGACTATGAGCTTGGAGATAAGTATGGTCATATAGCTATTGGAGTAAAAGATATTCATCTTATTTGCCAAGGATTAGAAAATAATGGTTGTAAAGTAACCACCAAACCTAAAACAATGAAAAATAGTGCAACTCTCTTGGCTTTTGTTGAGGATCCTGATGGATATAAAATTGAACTTATTGAAAGAGATTAA
- a CDS encoding Tic20 family protein yields the protein MNQIFQRVTSVCLYTYMLKASISFGDYLFAQYYFLKVIIFYLTLPINLIEGILKYGGLGGFSSLVIFIALFAGVVRNPKVPYFVRFNACQALLLNISLIIITYILGIFSLSLPSLISFIFIAFFSIFIFSVVQCIYGIEPEIPLISKSVRMQI from the coding sequence TTGAATCAAATATTTCAACGAGTTACTTCAGTTTGTTTATACACTTACATGCTTAAGGCTTCAATTTCTTTTGGAGATTATTTGTTTGCACAATATTACTTTCTAAAAGTAATAATATTTTATTTAACTCTACCAATAAATCTAATAGAAGGAATTCTTAAATATGGAGGCCTGGGAGGTTTTAGCAGTTTAGTGATATTTATTGCCCTCTTTGCGGGCGTTGTTAGAAATCCAAAGGTCCCTTATTTTGTAAGGTTCAACGCTTGCCAAGCATTGCTACTTAATATTTCTCTCATAATAATAACTTATATTTTAGGGATATTTTCATTGTCTCTTCCCTCATTAATATCATTTATATTTATTGCATTTTTTTCTATATTTATTTTTTCTGTCGTTCAATGTATTTATGGAATTGAACCTGAGATACCATTAATTAGTAAATCTGTAAGAATGCAAATTTAA
- a CDS encoding pectate lyase — translation MKLIRTPWGDISPEVNLFPIYYILFIYGFVYIFPYGENIIGLTWFDLLKLEDGPLEWLQFSEYFISSIFGIFIYFKSKNKKTINSFIWLILSAFCFFVAAEEISWGERITGFSLNSLTEISIQSETNLHNLPFFHDFFLDPILIAICILFGWIGWRKWPYLNSIPDKKLSLFFLITALYIFYYEISWASTVEHIRNDLEIYEFLLSTGIFLHFWNNFKLFSKGNSQ, via the coding sequence TTGAAATTAATTAGAACCCCCTGGGGTGATATATCTCCGGAAGTTAATTTATTCCCAATTTATTACATTCTTTTTATTTATGGATTTGTATATATTTTTCCTTATGGGGAAAATATTATTGGTTTAACATGGTTTGATTTATTAAAACTTGAAGACGGACCTTTAGAGTGGCTTCAGTTTTCTGAATACTTTATATCATCAATATTTGGTATTTTTATCTATTTCAAAAGCAAAAATAAAAAAACAATAAATTCATTTATTTGGTTAATTCTCAGCGCTTTCTGCTTCTTCGTTGCAGCTGAGGAAATAAGTTGGGGAGAGAGAATAACAGGTTTCTCTCTTAATTCTTTAACAGAAATAAGTATTCAAAGTGAAACTAATTTACATAATCTTCCTTTTTTTCATGATTTCTTTCTTGATCCTATTTTAATTGCAATTTGTATTTTATTTGGTTGGATAGGTTGGAGAAAATGGCCATATTTGAATTCAATCCCCGACAAAAAATTAAGCTTATTTTTCTTGATAACAGCTCTATATATTTTCTATTACGAGATATCATGGGCTTCTACAGTTGAACACATAAGAAATGATTTAGAAATTTATGAATTTTTACTTTCAACTGGGATATTTTTACATTTTTGGAACAACTTCAAATTATTTAGTAAAGGAAATTCTCAATAA
- a CDS encoding trypsin-like peptidase domain-containing protein, producing the protein MKLLVRTFIILFFGFLNVNSLKTFAINCSSPVHKNKAICRYKSDDEPKIDPKELIEKVTVSIIGINGDEQPGSGVLIKKEDNAYSVLTSAHVVCSLRNQFVDAEEYALKTFDGSWHDSNNYSNLKVNCPPILKGQEKMSSTFCSAPISKAYPWPIDIAVLEFTSDKEYIVAKRSSSIKRYGKDIYVSGYPKSENGKFVIRESQGTVDIPASSINETCKGYGLRYLAQTEIGMDGGGVWSKKGKLVGIHGYREVSREENLLLSRGSHGIGIHIPYWKQLIDPFDPSKGFPEDLGKNNEKVDASALISRAKSFINIARTEKINNNPNFIVEEASTPVLEGLKRAEKMESNRPLIPALIAQIYIRRYEDGTKDKTYLSEALENINRAIRLQKPAFLSSKDSYDGTFQKIRAYVHFLYGQHINNQDSILSYRYAIKNIDERLSLKPDDVTSWKDKANYHFYAKELGNAYASLIRASKLAPKDPSIFIDMAFILVENKEYKRACQDFNRANNLIKEGLSKQGSQGAFANDYKQQKKRMKPFTDALGC; encoded by the coding sequence ATGAAACTTTTAGTAAGAACATTCATAATATTATTTTTTGGTTTTCTTAATGTTAATTCTTTAAAGACATTTGCAATAAATTGTTCATCGCCAGTTCACAAAAATAAAGCAATATGTAGATATAAATCAGATGATGAACCTAAAATTGATCCCAAAGAATTAATTGAAAAAGTAACTGTTTCTATAATTGGAATAAATGGAGATGAACAACCAGGCTCAGGGGTTCTTATAAAAAAAGAAGATAATGCTTATAGTGTTTTGACATCTGCGCATGTTGTTTGTAGTTTGCGAAATCAATTTGTTGATGCTGAAGAATATGCTTTAAAAACATTTGATGGTTCTTGGCATGATTCTAATAATTACTCAAATCTCAAGGTTAATTGCCCTCCAATTTTGAAGGGTCAGGAAAAAATGAGTAGTACATTTTGTAGTGCGCCAATAAGTAAAGCCTATCCTTGGCCAATAGATATAGCTGTTTTAGAATTCACCTCAGATAAAGAATATATTGTTGCGAAAAGGTCAAGTTCTATCAAAAGATATGGAAAGGATATTTATGTTTCAGGATATCCTAAATCTGAAAATGGAAAATTTGTTATCCGGGAAAGTCAGGGGACTGTCGATATACCAGCATCGTCGATTAATGAAACCTGCAAAGGATATGGTTTAAGATATCTCGCCCAAACAGAGATTGGTATGGATGGAGGGGGCGTATGGTCAAAGAAAGGAAAATTAGTAGGTATTCATGGTTATCGTGAAGTTAGTAGAGAAGAAAACTTATTATTAAGTCGAGGAAGCCATGGTATCGGGATTCATATTCCATATTGGAAACAATTAATTGATCCATTTGATCCCTCTAAAGGATTTCCAGAAGATCTTGGGAAAAATAATGAAAAAGTTGATGCCTCAGCATTAATAAGTAGAGCTAAGTCATTTATAAATATTGCAAGGACTGAAAAAATAAATAATAATCCTAATTTCATAGTAGAAGAGGCATCAACTCCTGTATTAGAAGGTTTAAAAAGAGCAGAAAAAATGGAAAGTAATCGGCCTTTGATTCCAGCACTAATAGCTCAGATTTATATTCGTAGATATGAAGATGGAACCAAAGATAAAACATATTTATCTGAAGCTCTTGAAAATATTAATAGAGCAATCAGACTTCAAAAACCTGCTTTTTTGTCTTCAAAAGATTCGTATGATGGAACATTCCAAAAGATAAGAGCTTATGTCCATTTTTTATATGGTCAACATATAAATAATCAAGATTCCATCCTTTCATATCGTTATGCAATAAAAAATATTGATGAAAGGTTATCCTTAAAACCTGATGATGTGACGTCCTGGAAAGATAAAGCTAATTACCATTTTTATGCAAAGGAATTAGGAAATGCATATGCATCTCTTATAAGGGCTTCAAAATTAGCTCCCAAAGACCCGAGTATTTTTATTGATATGGCATTCATCCTAGTTGAAAATAAAGAGTATAAAAGAGCATGCCAAGATTTTAATAGGGCAAATAATCTTATAAAAGAAGGTCTGTCTAAGCAAGGAAGTCAAGGCGCATTCGCAAATGATTATAAGCAGCAAAAAAAACGGATGAAACCATTCACAGATGCTTTAGGTTGTTGA
- a CDS encoding DUF4278 domain-containing protein, producing MTLIYRGQKYVQNKEVAKKQHNELTYRGKAYTS from the coding sequence ATGACTCTAATTTACAGAGGACAAAAGTACGTCCAGAACAAAGAAGTTGCAAAGAAGCAGCACAACGAACTAACTTACAGAGGCAAAGCTTATACAAGCTAG
- a CDS encoding RNA recognition motif-containing protein produces MTLSLNIGNLFNDSSSHALVDELRKRTSEEDILDFEEKFNSKNEKNLHIYICRFLKNRSISRALASKWLITIIKNKESKIDALQRIK; encoded by the coding sequence ATGACATTAAGCTTAAATATTGGGAACTTATTTAATGATTCCTCCAGCCATGCCTTAGTTGATGAGCTAAGAAAGAGAACATCAGAAGAAGATATATTAGACTTTGAAGAAAAATTTAACTCCAAAAATGAAAAAAATCTACACATATATATATGTAGATTTCTAAAAAACAGGTCAATATCTAGGGCTCTCGCCTCTAAATGGCTAATAACCATAATTAAAAACAAAGAATCAAAAATTGATGCTTTGCAAAGAATTAAATAA
- the nrdJ gene encoding ribonucleoside-triphosphate reductase, adenosylcobalamin-dependent, translating to MTVAPNKASSESNFNNLKKDDFPNTAPAAYPVFFRSYSRKTSSGKRENWSEVGERNLSGLKELGKLSDKEMILMREMQSNQKAQPSGRWLWIGGTPWINKNQNFSGAYNCTSTNLIDWEAFALMMDLAMMGCGTGAIIEPHFINNLPKVINKINIKSVSEVGITPKDQRKEKSSLEVKGKDLHIKVGDSRRGWVDSYKYLLEASSNETLEREIDVYINLEDIRPAGESLKGFGGMANPIKLKDLYSRVASLLGKAIGRKLSTVECCLLIDEAAVTIVAGNIRRSAGMRQFASDDNEAASAKENLWSQDENGNWRIDPEKDALRMANHTRVYHTKPSYKTVLDAVTKQFHSGEGAIQFAPEAIARSNADILKDDELRKEFIEIYSEQGKDEARDWINRSYGPFSEEELNHRMSRYGLNPCGEILGNDFHCNLAEVHLNQIDPENLEEQKKAFKAAALSVACLLNHEFEVERYRKSREYDPIVGVSFTGLFDFCVHAFGTPWLKWWEAGRPNSEEGKNFKEKEAKFLDSWRKIVKETVWEYCDKHNLRRPNRCTTVQPAGTKSLLTGAAPGWHPPKAQRFIRRITFRKNDPIALACMDYGYSVVPSQSDKDENGCLLDNPFDPRCTEWLVEIPTEVSWANIDGADQIDINNFSALAQFDFYMQVQKFYTEHNTSATVEFRENEIEDLAKAIHNAIENNEGYISAALLARFSANATFPRLPFEPISKEEYISLQNKVIERKVNNDFFDALNKYDVGELSEAGPAGCDSDKCLLPLAKPKD from the coding sequence GTGACTGTTGCACCAAATAAGGCTTCTTCAGAGAGCAATTTCAATAATCTTAAAAAAGATGATTTTCCAAACACAGCACCAGCTGCTTATCCTGTTTTTTTCAGATCTTACAGTAGGAAAACATCCTCAGGCAAAAGAGAGAACTGGAGCGAAGTAGGTGAAAGAAATTTATCGGGATTAAAAGAATTAGGAAAACTTTCTGATAAAGAAATGATCTTAATGAGAGAAATGCAAAGTAACCAAAAAGCCCAACCTTCGGGGAGGTGGTTATGGATTGGTGGAACTCCTTGGATTAATAAGAATCAAAATTTCTCAGGAGCATACAACTGTACTTCAACAAACTTAATTGATTGGGAAGCCTTCGCATTAATGATGGATTTAGCAATGATGGGATGTGGAACAGGTGCAATAATTGAGCCCCATTTTATAAATAATCTCCCTAAGGTAATAAACAAAATAAATATTAAATCAGTTAGTGAAGTTGGAATAACTCCTAAAGATCAAAGAAAAGAAAAATCATCTCTTGAAGTTAAAGGAAAAGATCTTCACATTAAAGTAGGAGATAGCAGAAGAGGTTGGGTAGATAGCTATAAATATCTTCTTGAGGCATCAAGTAACGAAACTCTTGAGAGAGAAATTGATGTATACATTAACTTGGAAGATATTAGACCGGCTGGAGAATCCTTAAAGGGTTTTGGTGGGATGGCAAATCCTATTAAATTAAAAGATCTCTACTCCAGAGTTGCGTCACTTCTTGGAAAGGCAATTGGAAGGAAATTAAGTACCGTAGAGTGTTGTTTGTTAATTGATGAAGCGGCAGTAACCATAGTTGCTGGGAATATAAGAAGAAGTGCTGGAATGAGACAATTTGCCTCAGATGATAATGAAGCGGCATCGGCAAAAGAAAATCTATGGAGTCAAGATGAGAATGGTAATTGGAGAATAGATCCTGAAAAAGATGCCCTAAGGATGGCAAACCACACAAGGGTTTACCATACAAAACCTTCTTACAAAACTGTTTTGGATGCTGTAACAAAACAATTTCATTCAGGTGAGGGGGCTATTCAATTTGCTCCAGAAGCAATCGCAAGGTCAAATGCAGATATTCTCAAAGATGATGAATTGAGAAAGGAATTTATTGAAATTTACTCAGAACAAGGTAAGGATGAAGCGAGAGATTGGATAAATAGAAGTTATGGTCCATTTTCTGAAGAAGAGCTAAATCACAGAATGAGCAGATATGGACTCAACCCTTGTGGGGAGATCTTGGGAAATGATTTTCATTGTAATTTGGCTGAGGTTCATTTAAATCAGATTGATCCAGAAAATCTTGAAGAACAAAAAAAGGCTTTTAAAGCAGCGGCTCTTTCTGTAGCATGCTTACTTAATCATGAATTTGAAGTTGAGCGTTACAGAAAAAGTAGAGAATATGATCCTATTGTAGGGGTAAGTTTCACTGGATTATTTGATTTCTGCGTTCATGCATTTGGGACACCATGGTTGAAGTGGTGGGAAGCAGGAAGACCAAATAGCGAGGAAGGTAAGAATTTCAAAGAGAAGGAAGCTAAATTCTTAGATTCTTGGAGAAAGATAGTAAAAGAAACTGTCTGGGAATATTGTGATAAACATAATCTAAGAAGACCAAATCGATGCACAACAGTTCAACCAGCGGGGACTAAAAGTCTTCTTACTGGAGCAGCTCCAGGATGGCATCCTCCAAAGGCGCAAAGATTCATAAGAAGAATAACTTTCAGAAAAAATGATCCAATCGCTTTAGCTTGCATGGATTATGGTTACTCAGTTGTTCCATCTCAATCTGATAAAGATGAAAATGGCTGCTTACTTGATAATCCATTTGATCCAAGATGTACAGAATGGTTAGTTGAAATCCCCACAGAAGTTAGCTGGGCAAATATAGATGGTGCAGACCAGATAGATATCAATAATTTTTCAGCATTAGCTCAATTTGATTTTTACATGCAAGTGCAGAAATTTTACACCGAGCATAATACCTCTGCAACAGTAGAATTTAGAGAAAATGAAATCGAAGATTTAGCTAAGGCTATTCATAATGCAATAGAAAATAATGAGGGATATATTTCAGCGGCATTACTAGCTCGATTTAGTGCCAACGCTACTTTCCCTAGATTACCTTTTGAACCAATAAGTAAAGAGGAATATATATCATTGCAAAACAAAGTAATAGAAAGAAAAGTTAACAACGATTTCTTTGACGCTCTGAATAAATATGATGTCGGAGAACTATCTGAAGCAGGACCAGCAGGTTGTGATTCAGATAAGTGCCTGCTTCCTCTGGCTAAACCAAAAGATTAA
- a CDS encoding class I SAM-dependent methyltransferase, whose protein sequence is MERIPEPELMKKKEQVISYDEADFSEGEVNLINQINNYLFRKNISLGEKDLIVDLGCGPGNISEKLAIKWPNTEVVGIDGSEEMILRAEHNKKIHNNQKKLDNLRYICSDIKEIKLTNFLLNRDISLLVSNSLIHHITHLKDFFNTIRSLSSKNITLNFHKDLKRPLDEKSALELKAQCSTKYNEILTNDYYASLRASYTFKELKNFILENDLSSLDVFEEGDNYLIVYGNV, encoded by the coding sequence ATGGAAAGAATACCTGAACCTGAATTAATGAAAAAAAAAGAGCAAGTCATTTCTTATGACGAAGCTGATTTTTCAGAAGGGGAAGTTAATCTAATTAATCAAATAAATAATTATCTTTTTAGAAAAAATATTTCTTTAGGTGAAAAAGATTTAATAGTTGATTTAGGATGTGGCCCAGGAAATATTTCTGAGAAGTTAGCAATAAAATGGCCTAATACTGAAGTGGTTGGAATAGATGGTTCTGAAGAGATGATTTTGAGAGCAGAACACAACAAAAAGATTCATAACAATCAAAAGAAATTAGACAATTTACGCTATATCTGTTCTGATATCAAGGAAATTAAATTGACTAATTTTTTACTTAATAGAGATATAAGTTTACTTGTAAGTAATAGTTTAATCCATCATATTACCCATCTTAAAGATTTCTTCAACACCATAAGAAGTTTGTCTAGTAAAAATATCACTTTGAATTTTCATAAGGACTTAAAAAGGCCATTAGATGAAAAGTCTGCTCTAGAACTTAAGGCACAATGCTCAACTAAATATAATGAGATTTTGACTAATGATTATTATGCTTCTTTAAGGGCTTCATATACTTTTAAAGAGTTAAAAAATTTCATTTTAGAGAATGATCTATCCTCTTTAGATGTGTTTGAAGAAGGTGATAATTATTTAATAGTCTATGGTAATGTTTAA
- a CDS encoding peptide chain release factor 3 codes for MSLGTKILNNKQILDAVNKRRNFAIISHPDAGKTTLTEKLLLYGGAIQQAGAVKARGNQRKATSDWMELEKQRGISITSTVLQFKYENSVINLLDTPGHQDFSEDTYRTLAAADNAVMLEDAAKGLEPQTRKLFEVCKMRKIPIFTFINKMDRPGREPFSLLDEIESELGLNTLPINWPIGSGEEFRGVIDRFSREVILFDKAVRGRQSNEKRLSLEDQEISKYVERDLLENSLEELEVLDEAGSRFEKEKVFNGSLTPVFFGSAMTNFGVRPFLDSFLQMAQKPTSRNSNQGDIEPASDEFSGFVFKLQANMDPKHRDRVAFIRVCSGKFEKDMSVKHSRTGKTIRLSRPQKIFGQDREVVDDAYPGDVIGLNNPGMFSIGDTLYTGTHLEYEGIPSFSPEIFSWLRNPNPSAFKNFRKGVNELREEGAVQILYDFDESKRDPILAAVGQLQLEVVTHRLKSEYGVDANLESMPYQLARWVSDGWPAIEKLGRIFNCKIVKDCWNRPVILFKNEWNLNQFVEDNMHLTLKKVAPVVSGVEPIVL; via the coding sequence ATGAGCTTAGGTACTAAAATTCTAAATAATAAACAAATACTGGATGCGGTAAATAAAAGAAGAAATTTCGCCATTATTTCACATCCAGATGCTGGGAAAACGACTCTTACTGAGAAGCTTCTTTTATATGGAGGTGCCATTCAACAAGCAGGAGCAGTAAAAGCCAGGGGTAATCAGAGAAAAGCTACATCAGACTGGATGGAACTTGAGAAACAAAGAGGGATTTCTATTACATCGACTGTATTGCAATTTAAATATGAAAATTCAGTAATCAATCTTTTAGATACACCAGGACACCAAGATTTCTCCGAAGATACTTATAGAACATTAGCTGCCGCTGATAATGCAGTTATGTTGGAAGATGCTGCTAAAGGACTAGAACCTCAAACTAGAAAATTGTTTGAAGTTTGCAAGATGCGAAAAATACCAATATTTACTTTCATAAATAAGATGGATAGACCCGGAAGAGAGCCATTTTCATTACTTGATGAAATTGAATCAGAACTTGGATTAAATACTTTACCTATTAACTGGCCAATTGGGAGTGGCGAGGAATTTAGAGGAGTTATTGATAGATTTTCGAGAGAGGTGATTTTATTTGATAAAGCCGTGAGAGGGAGACAATCGAATGAGAAAAGGTTAAGTCTTGAGGATCAAGAGATATCAAAATATGTAGAGAGAGATTTACTTGAAAACTCACTTGAAGAATTGGAGGTTCTTGATGAGGCAGGATCAAGATTTGAAAAAGAAAAAGTTTTTAATGGCTCTTTAACCCCTGTTTTCTTTGGATCTGCAATGACTAATTTTGGCGTAAGACCATTTTTAGATAGTTTTTTACAAATGGCTCAAAAGCCAACTTCAAGAAATAGTAATCAAGGGGATATTGAACCTGCAAGCGATGAATTTAGTGGGTTTGTTTTTAAGCTTCAGGCAAATATGGATCCAAAGCATAGAGATAGGGTTGCTTTTATAAGAGTTTGTAGTGGGAAATTTGAAAAAGACATGTCAGTTAAACATTCCAGAACTGGGAAAACAATCAGATTATCAAGACCACAAAAAATATTTGGGCAAGATAGAGAAGTAGTTGATGATGCCTATCCTGGAGATGTTATTGGCTTGAATAATCCAGGAATGTTTTCTATTGGAGATACTCTTTATACTGGTACTCATCTGGAGTACGAAGGTATACCATCCTTTAGTCCTGAAATATTCAGCTGGCTAAGAAATCCAAATCCTTCAGCTTTTAAAAACTTTAGAAAGGGTGTGAATGAACTTCGTGAAGAAGGTGCTGTTCAGATTCTTTATGACTTTGATGAGAGTAAAAGAGACCCTATACTCGCAGCTGTTGGTCAATTGCAGTTGGAAGTAGTAACTCACAGGTTAAAAAGTGAATATGGTGTAGATGCAAATCTTGAATCAATGCCATATCAATTGGCTAGATGGGTTTCTGATGGATGGCCAGCTATTGAAAAACTAGGCAGAATATTCAATTGTAAAATAGTTAAAGATTGTTGGAATAGACCAGTTATTCTTTTTAAAAACGAGTGGAATCTAAATCAATTTGTAGAAGATAATATGCACTTAACTTTAAAAAAAGTTGCGCCTGTGGTTAGTGGGGTCGAACCAATTGTGTTATAA
- a CDS encoding CPP1-like family protein: MDSNSSKNNSEKSPYEILGVKEGAAFEDIQKARDIKVEEAGEDLILKAKIESSFDQLLMGSLKARQSGNVSYEAVNASKKEKQINQFTNNNFPLISQLKNLSNNSKNSNQYSLPKITPPSFENLSIKISVGLLFLILLLISPDSNNRLLLSISTLILTYTQIKSGKRFIGSLGWSVTFLSIGLIFGGFLETNSFIQEISNNSLTIQKIQSVPAMIILWLGVILL; encoded by the coding sequence TTGGATTCAAACAGTAGTAAAAACAATAGTGAAAAATCACCTTATGAAATTTTGGGTGTAAAAGAAGGTGCTGCTTTTGAGGATATTCAGAAGGCTAGAGATATTAAAGTTGAAGAGGCTGGTGAAGATTTAATTTTAAAAGCAAAAATAGAATCCTCCTTTGATCAATTACTTATGGGGAGTTTGAAAGCAAGACAATCAGGAAATGTAAGTTATGAAGCAGTAAACGCTTCGAAAAAAGAAAAACAAATTAATCAATTTACCAATAATAATTTCCCACTAATTTCCCAGTTAAAAAATCTAAGTAATAACTCTAAAAACTCAAATCAGTATAGTCTTCCTAAAATAACGCCCCCTTCATTTGAAAACCTTTCAATAAAAATATCTGTCGGACTTTTATTTTTAATTTTGCTACTTATTAGCCCAGATTCGAATAATAGACTTTTACTCTCTATCTCAACATTAATACTTACCTATACCCAAATTAAATCGGGGAAAAGATTTATTGGTTCTTTAGGATGGAGTGTTACCTTTCTTTCAATAGGATTAATATTTGGTGGATTTCTTGAAACTAATTCTTTCATTCAAGAAATATCGAACAATTCTTTAACAATACAAAAGATTCAAAGTGTTCCCGCCATGATAATTTTGTGGCTGGGCGTAATCTTATTGTGA